The Deltaproteobacteria bacterium genome has a window encoding:
- a CDS encoding M20 family peptidase — MTRTILRALGLLLSLLVLAAVVLTLRALRLPSRQVSVPPAPARAVDAERVAAHLAEAIRIPTVITSPDPAELEAEPFRAFSAWLAATYPRLHGALALERVSGHSLLYTWQGSDPALAPLLLLAHQDVVPAGNPERWTHPPFSGAIAEGQVWGRGAIDDKGALVTICEAVEALLAEGYEPRRTVILAFGHDEEVGGPSGAVKMAERLAARGVRPALVLDEGYVLLEPGTVPGFDGPVAPIGVAEKGYATLAVVARAAGGHSSTPPRRTATGALARAITQLEEHPFPISVGGVTGSFFAWLAPELPLPGRVALANADLLAPLLSEAVRREPGVNALLRTTTAVTMLSGSPKENVLPVEARALVNFRILPGETGESVLARVRETVAAPDVEARFEGEHRDPSPVSPSDGPAFTLLQRTIGELFPGAVVAPALVVGGTDARSYHVVADAVYRFGPFRFGPADIKLPHGIDERIAIDNLGTAVRFYARLIENASL; from the coding sequence ATGACCCGAACCATCCTGCGCGCCCTGGGTCTCCTGCTCTCGTTGCTCGTGCTCGCGGCGGTCGTCCTGACCCTGCGCGCGCTGCGCCTGCCCTCGCGCCAGGTCTCGGTGCCGCCGGCACCCGCGCGCGCGGTCGACGCCGAGCGGGTGGCCGCGCACCTGGCCGAGGCGATCCGGATCCCGACGGTCATCACCTCACCCGACCCCGCAGAGCTCGAGGCCGAGCCCTTCCGCGCCTTCTCGGCCTGGCTTGCGGCGACCTACCCGCGCCTGCACGGGGCACTCGCGCTCGAGCGCGTCTCCGGCCACTCGCTCCTCTACACCTGGCAGGGGAGCGACCCCGCGCTCGCGCCGCTGCTCCTGCTCGCGCACCAGGACGTCGTGCCCGCTGGCAATCCCGAGCGCTGGACGCATCCGCCCTTCTCGGGCGCGATCGCCGAAGGCCAGGTGTGGGGGCGCGGCGCGATCGACGACAAGGGGGCGCTCGTCACGATCTGCGAGGCGGTCGAGGCGCTGCTCGCCGAGGGCTACGAGCCGCGCCGCACCGTGATCCTGGCGTTCGGCCACGACGAGGAGGTGGGCGGGCCGAGCGGCGCGGTGAAGATGGCCGAGCGCCTCGCCGCGCGCGGCGTGCGCCCGGCGCTCGTCCTCGACGAGGGCTACGTGCTGCTCGAGCCCGGTACGGTGCCGGGCTTCGACGGCCCGGTGGCTCCGATCGGTGTCGCCGAGAAGGGCTATGCGACGCTCGCGGTGGTGGCGCGTGCGGCCGGCGGCCACTCCTCGACGCCGCCGCGGCGGACGGCGACCGGCGCGCTGGCGCGTGCGATCACGCAGCTCGAGGAGCACCCGTTCCCGATCTCGGTGGGCGGCGTCACGGGCTCGTTCTTCGCGTGGCTCGCCCCCGAGCTGCCGCTCCCCGGCCGGGTCGCGCTCGCGAACGCCGACCTGCTGGCGCCGCTCCTGTCGGAGGCCGTCCGCCGCGAGCCCGGCGTGAACGCGCTCCTGCGCACGACCACCGCGGTCACGATGCTCTCCGGCTCGCCGAAGGAGAACGTCCTGCCGGTCGAGGCGCGCGCGCTCGTGAACTTCCGCATCCTGCCCGGCGAGACGGGTGAGAGCGTGCTCGCACGCGTCCGCGAGACGGTCGCGGCGCCCGACGTCGAAGCGCGCTTCGAGGGCGAGCACCGCGATCCGAGCCCGGTGTCCCCGAGCGACGGTCCTGCTTTCACGCTGCTCCAGCGCACGATCGGGGAGCTCTTCCCCGGCGCCGTCGTGGCGCCCGCGCTGGTCGTGGGCGGGACCGACGCGAGGAGCTACCACGTCGTCGCCGACGCCGTCTACCGCTTCGGCCCCTTCCGCTTCGGCCCCGCCGACATCAAGCTCCCCCACGGCATCGACGAACGGATCGCCATCGACAACCTCGGCACCGCCGTCCGCTTCTACGCCCGCCTGATCGAGAACGCCAGCCTCTGA
- a CDS encoding alcohol dehydrogenase catalytic domain-containing protein, which yields MRALAFDGQRAALVERPDPKPSPDEALVRVSLAGVCRTDLELVRGYMAFRGVLGHEFVGRVLDGPAEWRDQRVVGEINFACGRCPTCARGLRRHCPQRRVMGIHEADGAFAEAVRVPVENLHRVPDGVPDERAVFVEPLAAAFEVLAQVEVPAGARALVLGDGKLGLLIAQVLHDAGARVTAIGRHRGKLAVLAARGIETFPGPEFHGERAPIVVEATGTLSGFRRAVELTEPRGTLVLKSTVAAREPLDLAPLVIHEISVVGSRCGPFPPALAALAAGRVDVDPLVSERIPLAHGALALEHAARPGALKVLIDCA from the coding sequence ATGCGCGCGCTCGCGTTCGACGGCCAGCGCGCCGCGTTGGTCGAGCGGCCCGACCCCAAGCCCTCCCCCGACGAGGCGCTGGTGCGGGTGTCGCTCGCCGGCGTCTGCCGCACCGACCTCGAGCTGGTGCGCGGCTACATGGCCTTTCGCGGCGTGCTGGGCCACGAGTTCGTGGGCCGCGTCCTCGACGGGCCCGCCGAGTGGCGCGACCAGCGCGTGGTCGGCGAGATCAACTTCGCGTGCGGGCGCTGCCCCACCTGCGCGAGGGGCCTGCGCCGCCACTGCCCGCAGCGCCGCGTCATGGGTATCCACGAGGCCGACGGCGCCTTCGCCGAGGCCGTGCGGGTGCCGGTCGAGAACCTGCACCGCGTGCCCGACGGCGTCCCCGACGAGCGTGCCGTCTTCGTCGAGCCGCTGGCGGCGGCCTTCGAGGTGCTGGCGCAGGTGGAGGTGCCGGCCGGCGCGCGCGCGCTGGTCCTCGGCGACGGCAAGCTCGGCCTCCTGATCGCGCAGGTGCTGCACGACGCCGGCGCACGCGTCACCGCGATCGGGCGCCATCGCGGGAAGCTCGCGGTGCTGGCGGCGCGCGGCATCGAGACCTTCCCGGGCCCCGAGTTCCACGGCGAGCGGGCTCCGATCGTGGTCGAGGCCACCGGGACCCTCTCGGGCTTCCGGCGCGCGGTCGAGCTCACCGAGCCGCGCGGCACACTGGTGCTGAAGAGCACCGTCGCCGCCCGCGAGCCGCTCGACCTGGCGCCGCTCGTGATCCACGAGATCAGCGTGGTCGGCTCGCGTTGCGGCCCCTTCCCGCCCGCTCTCGCGGCGCTCGCGGCCGGCCGCGTGGACGTGGACCCGCTGGTGTCGGAGCGGATTCCCCTCGCTCACGGGGCGCTCGCCCTGGAGCACGCGGCCCGGCCGGGCGCGCTCAAGGTGCTGATCGACTGCGCCTGA
- a CDS encoding superinfection immunity protein codes for MDLVICLLFVAYLFPFAVAARYEHERLGRILVANLVFGGTAIGWLAVLGWARTRRCGRPSRSCTATCGALPPQVTACTPAPPPGTTGPVTWSFSGALAPGASGTVTYSVTIVPP; via the coding sequence GTGGACCTCGTGATCTGCCTGCTCTTCGTCGCCTACCTCTTCCCCTTCGCGGTGGCCGCGCGCTACGAGCACGAACGCCTCGGGCGGATCCTGGTCGCCAACCTCGTGTTCGGTGGGACGGCGATCGGCTGGCTCGCCGTGCTGGGCTGGGCGCGCACCCGGCGGTGCGGCCGCCCGAGCCGGTCATGCACGGCCACCTGCGGCGCCCTGCCGCCCCAGGTCACCGCCTGCACGCCCGCGCCCCCGCCCGGCACCACCGGTCCCGTCACCTGGTCCTTCAGCGGCGCGCTCGCTCCGGGCGCCAGCGGCACGGTCACCTACTCGGTCACGATCGTCCCGCCCTGA
- a CDS encoding ABC transporter permease: MLGELGRRRFEAFRANRRAWWSLWIFAALFLGTLPAELVANDKPLLVRYEGRFYVPVLRSYPETTFGGFFETEAQYRAPEVQELIRAKGWLVWPPIPYSYDTHVRDLAGPAPSPPSAKNWLGTDDQARDVVARLVYGFRISVLFGGILTLLSSLVGVTAGAVQGYFGGRIDLFFQRFIEIWSSMPTLFLLIILASVVQPSFWWLLGLLLLFSWMSLVAVVRAEFLRARNFDYVRAARALGARDLTIMFRHILPNAMTAALSFLPFILSAAITSLTALDFLGFGLPPGSPSLGELLNQGKNNLNAPWLGLSGFFVIAILLALLVFVGEGVRDAFDPRRTFRAAPPPPEPGAVAEAA, translated from the coding sequence GTGCTCGGCGAGCTCGGGCGCCGCCGCTTCGAGGCCTTCCGCGCGAACCGACGCGCCTGGTGGTCGTTGTGGATCTTCGCGGCCCTGTTCCTGGGCACGCTGCCGGCCGAGCTCGTCGCGAACGACAAGCCGCTGCTCGTCCGCTACGAGGGCCGCTTCTACGTGCCCGTCCTGCGCAGCTACCCGGAGACCACCTTCGGCGGCTTCTTCGAGACCGAGGCGCAGTACCGGGCGCCCGAGGTGCAGGAGCTGATCCGGGCCAAGGGCTGGCTCGTCTGGCCGCCGATCCCGTACTCCTACGACACCCACGTGCGCGACCTCGCGGGCCCCGCGCCCTCGCCGCCGAGCGCGAAGAACTGGCTCGGCACCGACGACCAGGCCCGCGACGTGGTGGCGCGCCTCGTCTACGGCTTCCGGATCTCGGTGCTCTTCGGGGGCATCCTGACCCTCCTCTCGTCGCTGGTCGGGGTCACGGCCGGCGCGGTGCAGGGCTACTTCGGCGGCCGGATCGACCTCTTCTTCCAGCGCTTCATCGAGATCTGGTCGAGCATGCCGACACTCTTCCTGCTGATCATCCTGGCCAGCGTCGTGCAGCCGAGCTTCTGGTGGCTTCTCGGGCTGCTGCTGCTCTTCTCGTGGATGAGCCTGGTGGCGGTGGTGCGCGCCGAGTTCCTGCGCGCGCGCAACTTCGACTACGTGCGCGCGGCCCGCGCGCTCGGCGCGCGCGACCTGACGATCATGTTCCGCCACATCCTGCCCAACGCGATGACCGCCGCGCTCTCCTTCCTGCCGTTCATCCTGTCGGCGGCGATCACCTCGCTGACGGCGCTCGACTTCCTGGGCTTCGGCCTGCCGCCGGGGAGCCCCTCGCTCGGCGAGCTCCTGAACCAGGGCAAGAACAACCTGAACGCCCCCTGGCTCGGGCTCTCGGGCTTCTTCGTGATCGCGATCCTGCTCGCGCTGCTGGTCTTCGTCGGCGAGGGGGTGCGCGACGCCTTCGACCCGCGGCGGACCTTCCGCGCTGCGCCGCCGCCGCCGGAGCCCGGCGCCGTCGCGGAGGCCGCGTGA
- a CDS encoding microcin C ABC transporter permease YejB, which produces MGAYVVRRLLLVIPTLFAIMLVNFAVVQVVPGGPIEQILARLEGTAVGATSRVSGGGGELAPAGPAAPGGGGPSRYRGAQGLDAEYIARLEKEFGFDQPPWKRFLEMMRRYLLFDFGKSYFRDKPVMELVLERMPVSISLGLWTTLLVYAISIPLGVRKAVRDGSRFDVWTSGVVIAGNAIPSFLFAIFLVVVFAGGRYLDWFPLRGLVSENWRELSFPRLALDYLWHMVLPVTSMVIGGFASLTILTKNSFLDEIHKQYVTTARAKGLGERQVLYGHVFRNAMLIVVAGFPAALIGILFASSLLIEVIFSLEGLGLLGFEAAINRDYQVMFGTLYVFTLMGLVLGLVADLTYTFVDPRIDFEGREV; this is translated from the coding sequence ATGGGGGCCTACGTCGTCCGCCGCCTCCTGCTCGTGATCCCGACCCTGTTCGCGATCATGCTCGTGAACTTCGCGGTCGTGCAGGTGGTGCCGGGGGGGCCGATCGAGCAGATCCTGGCCCGTCTCGAGGGCACCGCGGTGGGCGCCACCTCACGCGTCTCCGGTGGCGGCGGCGAGCTCGCTCCGGCCGGGCCGGCCGCGCCGGGCGGCGGCGGCCCCTCGCGCTACCGCGGCGCCCAGGGCCTCGACGCCGAGTACATCGCGCGTCTCGAGAAGGAGTTCGGCTTCGACCAGCCGCCCTGGAAGCGCTTCCTCGAGATGATGCGCCGCTACCTCCTCTTCGACTTCGGCAAGAGCTACTTCCGCGACAAGCCGGTGATGGAGCTGGTGCTCGAGCGCATGCCGGTGTCGATCTCGCTGGGCCTGTGGACGACGCTCCTCGTCTACGCGATCTCGATCCCGCTCGGCGTTCGCAAGGCCGTGCGCGACGGCTCGCGCTTCGACGTCTGGACCAGCGGTGTCGTGATCGCCGGCAACGCGATCCCCTCCTTCCTGTTCGCGATCTTCCTGGTCGTGGTCTTCGCCGGCGGGCGCTACCTCGACTGGTTCCCGCTGCGCGGCCTCGTCTCCGAGAACTGGCGCGAGCTCTCCTTCCCGCGCCTGGCCCTCGACTACCTGTGGCACATGGTGCTGCCGGTCACGTCGATGGTGATCGGCGGCTTCGCCTCGCTCACGATCCTGACCAAGAACTCGTTCCTCGACGAGATCCACAAGCAGTACGTGACGACCGCGCGCGCCAAGGGGCTCGGCGAGCGGCAGGTGCTCTACGGGCACGTCTTCCGCAACGCGATGCTGATCGTGGTGGCCGGCTTCCCGGCGGCCCTGATCGGGATCCTCTTCGCGAGCTCGCTCCTGATCGAGGTGATCTTCTCGCTCGAGGGGCTCGGGCTCCTCGGCTTCGAGGCCGCGATCAACCGCGACTACCAGGTGATGTTCGGGACGCTCTACGTCTTCACCCTGATGGGCCTGGTGCTGGGCCTCGTCGCCGACCTCACCTACACCTTCGTGGATCCCCGGATCGACTTCGAAGGGCGCGAGGTCTAG
- a CDS encoding SDR family oxidoreductase: protein MSGRSVLVFGASRGAGLELARRLRAQGVGVTALVRPGSDAAALDALGVRIVRGDALAAEDVGRAFALTPAGAAVVSTLGSRGGGARAVDEAGNRIVIDQALAARPERFVLVTAIGCGEMAAYRSERARAAFGAVVDAKTRAEEHLRGSALPYTILRPGGLRDGEPTGQGLLSSDPRIHGFLRRADLALLIERVLRDPATLGRALAAVDAGEARCEAPIEPFPLAS from the coding sequence ATGAGCGGGCGCTCCGTCCTCGTCTTCGGCGCGAGCCGCGGCGCCGGCCTCGAGCTCGCGCGGCGGCTGCGCGCGCAGGGCGTGGGCGTCACGGCGCTGGTCCGGCCGGGCTCGGACGCCGCCGCGCTCGACGCCCTCGGCGTCCGCATCGTGCGCGGCGACGCGCTCGCGGCGGAGGACGTGGGGCGTGCCTTCGCGCTCACGCCCGCCGGGGCGGCGGTCGTCTCCACCCTCGGCAGCCGGGGCGGCGGCGCGCGCGCCGTCGACGAGGCCGGCAACCGGATCGTGATCGACCAGGCGCTCGCCGCGCGCCCGGAACGATTCGTGCTCGTGACCGCGATCGGCTGCGGCGAGATGGCCGCGTATCGATCCGAGCGGGCGCGGGCGGCCTTCGGCGCGGTGGTCGACGCCAAGACGCGCGCCGAGGAGCACCTCCGCGGCAGCGCCCTGCCCTACACGATCCTGCGACCGGGTGGACTCCGCGACGGCGAGCCGACCGGGCAGGGCCTCCTCAGCAGCGACCCCCGGATCCACGGCTTCCTCCGGCGGGCGGACCTCGCGCTCCTGATCGAGCGCGTGCTGCGCGATCCGGCGACGCTCGGCCGGGCGCTCGCTGCCGTCGACGCCGGCGAGGCGCGCTGCGAGGCCCCGATCGAGCCCTTCCCGCTCGCGTCCTGA
- the hutX gene encoding heme utilization cystosolic carrier protein HutX, translating into MSEIQTGTNGSALEALRARLASRVGGVLESVAAEHGVSLRTVIGCLPEELWSEAGGEHFCEVMAEVAAWGPVRLIVHTEDGVFEFSGPLPAGTLGHGFFNLQGAGALSGHLRAERCRSIVFLRRPFMGKQTASIQFFNAAGGAMFKLFVGRDDAGELCADQLARFDALERRLAARAPA; encoded by the coding sequence ATGAGCGAGATCCAGACCGGGACGAACGGCAGCGCCCTCGAGGCACTGCGCGCGAGGCTCGCGAGCCGGGTGGGCGGGGTCCTCGAGAGCGTGGCGGCGGAGCACGGCGTCTCGCTGCGCACCGTGATCGGCTGCCTGCCGGAGGAGCTCTGGAGCGAGGCCGGCGGCGAGCACTTCTGCGAGGTCATGGCCGAGGTGGCTGCGTGGGGCCCGGTCCGGCTGATCGTGCACACCGAGGACGGCGTCTTCGAGTTCTCGGGCCCGCTTCCCGCCGGCACGCTCGGCCACGGGTTCTTCAACCTGCAGGGCGCGGGGGCGCTCTCGGGCCACCTGCGGGCGGAGCGCTGCCGCTCGATCGTCTTCCTGCGCCGGCCCTTCATGGGCAAGCAGACCGCTTCGATCCAGTTCTTCAACGCCGCGGGCGGCGCGATGTTCAAGCTCTTCGTCGGGCGCGACGACGCGGGCGAGCTGTGCGCGGACCAGCTCGCGCGCTTCGACGCCCTCGAGCGCCGGCTCGCCGCACGGGCGCCCGCATGA
- a CDS encoding MAPEG family protein, with product MTTPLWCLVIVALLPYVLSFSGGYFRMRQLGGIDNKHPRLQAMKLEGAGARAYAAQANAWEALGFFTAAVVVLHLANPEAARGATAANLSLGFLATRIVHPIAYLANLDVLRSLAFLAGLACGIGLLWLA from the coding sequence GTGACGACCCCGCTCTGGTGCCTCGTGATCGTCGCCCTGCTGCCCTACGTGCTCTCCTTCTCGGGCGGCTACTTCCGCATGCGTCAGCTCGGTGGGATCGACAACAAGCACCCGCGCCTGCAGGCCATGAAGCTCGAGGGTGCCGGCGCGCGTGCCTACGCCGCCCAGGCCAACGCCTGGGAGGCGCTCGGCTTCTTCACGGCGGCGGTGGTCGTGCTCCACCTCGCCAACCCCGAGGCCGCGCGCGGCGCCACGGCCGCCAACCTCTCGCTCGGCTTCCTCGCCACCCGCATCGTGCACCCCATCGCCTACCTCGCGAACCTCGACGTCCTCCGCTCCCTCGCCTTCCTCGCCGGCCTCGCCTGCGGCATCGGCCTCCTCTGGCTCGCCTGA
- a CDS encoding SMP-30/gluconolactonase/LRE family protein — protein MPRASRVLLDGLRFPEGPRWRGDRLWLSDMHAGVVLAVDLAGRVETIVAVPNQPSGLGWDPEGRLLVVSMKDRRLLRLEARGLARVADLAPFASFHCNDMVVDGGGRAYVGNFGFDLHGGAKPAPANLVLVHPGGHAEIAASDLQFPNGTVITPDGRTLIVGESFGARLTAFDVAGDGRLSNRRVWAPLEKAVPDGICLDAEGAIWVASPVSNEVLRVREGGAVAERIAVDRSAIACMLGGPERRTLFVCTARAHDPAETGDRQGRIEAIEVEVPGAGWPG, from the coding sequence ATGCCCCGCGCGTCCCGCGTCCTGCTCGACGGCCTGCGCTTCCCGGAAGGCCCGCGCTGGCGCGGAGACCGGCTGTGGCTCTCGGACATGCACGCCGGCGTCGTGCTCGCGGTGGACCTCGCGGGTCGCGTGGAGACGATCGTCGCGGTGCCGAACCAGCCGTCGGGGCTCGGCTGGGATCCCGAGGGCCGGCTGCTGGTCGTCTCGATGAAGGACCGCCGCCTGCTGCGGCTCGAGGCTCGCGGTCTCGCCCGGGTCGCCGATCTCGCGCCCTTCGCGAGCTTCCACTGCAACGACATGGTCGTCGACGGGGGCGGCCGCGCCTACGTCGGGAACTTCGGCTTCGACCTGCACGGTGGAGCGAAGCCCGCTCCCGCGAACCTGGTCCTCGTGCATCCCGGCGGGCACGCCGAGATCGCCGCCTCGGACCTGCAGTTCCCGAACGGCACCGTGATCACGCCCGACGGCCGCACCCTGATCGTCGGCGAGAGCTTCGGCGCGCGGCTCACGGCCTTCGACGTCGCCGGCGACGGGCGGCTCTCGAACCGGCGCGTGTGGGCACCGCTCGAGAAGGCCGTGCCCGACGGGATCTGCCTCGACGCGGAGGGCGCGATCTGGGTGGCGTCGCCGGTGAGCAACGAGGTCCTGCGCGTGCGCGAGGGCGGGGCCGTGGCGGAGCGCATCGCCGTCGACCGCTCCGCGATCGCGTGCATGCTGGGCGGACCGGAGCGACGCACCCTCTTCGTCTGCACGGCCCGGGCGCACGATCCCGCCGAGACCGGTGACCGCCAGGGTCGGATCGAGGCGATCGAGGTGGAGGTGCCGGGAGCCGGCTGGCCGGGCTAG
- a CDS encoding ABC transporter ATP-binding protein, whose translation MSLLEVQDLAVRFEGGGKPVDAVRGVSFTVERGETVALVGESGSGKSVTALSVLQLLPPAARHPAGRIRLDGREMIGAPEPVLRELRGNRAAMIFQEPMTSLNPLHRVGRQIGEIVTLHRKASDTEVRVRAVELLCQVGLDEPERRLEAYPHELSGGQRQRVMIAMALANEPDLLIADEPTTALDVTIQAQILALLRELRARTGMALLLITHDLAIVRRMADRVCVMQGGRIVEQGHAERVFTAPEHPYTRHLLASEPRGAPAPVAPDAPTVLEARDLRVWFPIRRGVLRRVTGHVKAVDGVSLAVRAGETVGIVGESGSGKTTLAFGLLRLERSEGSIRFHGRELQGLPWAATRPLRRAMQIVFQDPFASLSPRLPVGRIVGEGLEIHGMGSPAERERRVIEVLEEVGLDPASRHRYPHEFSGGQRQRISIARALVLRPELVVLDEPTSALDVSVQAQIVELLRELQRRHRLAYLFISHDLRVVRAMSHQILVLRGGRVVEQGAAEVLFAAPREPYTRALLAAAIDLEAAPAGAVAT comes from the coding sequence GTGAGTCTCCTCGAGGTGCAGGACCTCGCGGTGCGCTTCGAGGGTGGCGGCAAGCCGGTCGACGCCGTACGCGGCGTCTCGTTCACGGTCGAGCGCGGAGAGACGGTGGCGCTCGTCGGCGAGAGCGGCTCGGGGAAGTCGGTGACGGCGCTCTCCGTGCTCCAGCTCCTGCCCCCGGCCGCGCGCCATCCGGCGGGCCGGATCCGCCTCGACGGCCGCGAGATGATCGGGGCGCCCGAGCCCGTGCTGCGCGAGCTGCGCGGCAACCGCGCCGCCATGATCTTCCAGGAGCCGATGACCTCGCTGAATCCGCTCCACCGGGTAGGGCGCCAGATCGGCGAGATCGTGACCCTGCACCGGAAGGCCTCCGACACCGAGGTGCGGGTACGCGCGGTCGAGCTGCTGTGCCAGGTGGGTCTCGACGAGCCCGAGCGCCGGCTCGAGGCCTACCCGCACGAGCTCTCCGGCGGCCAGCGCCAGCGCGTGATGATCGCGATGGCGCTCGCGAACGAGCCGGACCTGCTGATCGCCGACGAGCCCACCACCGCGCTCGACGTCACGATCCAGGCCCAGATCCTGGCGCTCCTGCGCGAGCTGCGCGCGAGGACGGGGATGGCGCTGCTCCTCATCACGCACGATCTCGCGATCGTGCGCCGGATGGCGGATCGCGTGTGCGTGATGCAGGGCGGCCGGATCGTCGAGCAGGGCCACGCCGAGCGCGTCTTCACGGCTCCCGAGCACCCCTACACGCGACACCTGCTGGCGTCCGAGCCGCGGGGCGCTCCGGCCCCCGTGGCGCCCGATGCGCCGACGGTGCTCGAGGCGCGGGACCTGCGGGTCTGGTTCCCGATCCGGCGCGGAGTCCTGCGCCGGGTGACCGGCCACGTGAAGGCGGTGGACGGCGTCTCGCTCGCGGTCCGGGCGGGCGAGACGGTGGGCATCGTCGGCGAGAGCGGCAGCGGCAAGACGACGCTCGCCTTCGGGCTCCTGCGCCTCGAGCGCAGCGAGGGCTCGATCCGCTTCCACGGCCGTGAGCTCCAGGGCCTGCCCTGGGCCGCGACGCGGCCGCTGCGCCGCGCGATGCAGATCGTGTTCCAGGATCCCTTCGCCAGCCTCTCGCCGCGCCTGCCGGTCGGGCGCATCGTCGGCGAGGGGCTCGAGATCCACGGCATGGGCTCCCCGGCCGAGCGCGAGCGGCGCGTGATCGAGGTGCTCGAAGAGGTCGGCCTCGACCCCGCGAGCCGCCATCGCTACCCGCACGAGTTCTCGGGCGGCCAGCGCCAGCGCATCTCGATCGCGCGCGCGCTGGTGCTGCGACCCGAGCTGGTCGTCCTCGACGAGCCCACCTCGGCGCTCGACGTGTCGGTGCAGGCGCAGATCGTCGAGCTGCTCCGCGAGCTCCAGCGCCGCCACCGGCTCGCCTACCTCTTCATCAGCCACGATCTGCGCGTCGTGCGCGCGATGAGCCACCAGATCCTCGTCCTGCGCGGCGGCCGCGTGGTCGAGCAGGGTGCGGCGGAGGTGCTCTTCGCGGCTCCCCGCGAGCCCTACACCCGGGCGCTCCTGGCGGCGGCGATCGACCTCGAGGCGGCGCCGGCGGGGGCGGTGGCGACCTGA
- a CDS encoding extracellular solute-binding protein → VASADEPFSQYGLLAESVQTPADRSWVLFTLRPEARWHDGRPITPADVIWTFQTLLDKGQPFFRFYYGSVDQVEQRGERGVYFHFAPGTNRELPLILGQLPVLPKHWWATRSFDAVSLEPPLGSGAYKIAKFEAGRFVEYERVPDYWGRDLPVNRGRENFDVQRYEYFRDATVALEAFKGDQYDFRLENSAKDWATGYDVPPVHDGRIVKQEVPHERPAGMQGFAMNLRRPVFQDARVREALAFAFDFEWENQTLFYGQYTRTRSYFENSELAARGLPGTAELALLEPFRGKIPEEVFTTEYQPPATDGSGNNRDNLRRAAELFKAAGWQVAGGKLVKDGQPLAFEILLPSAQFERVVLPYKANLEKIGVTASVRTVDTAQYKRRMDTFDYDMTLSVFPQSDSPGNEQRDFWGSEAAGREGSRNTIGIRDPAVDALVEQVIAAPDRASLVAACRALDRVLQWGHYVVPNWYIASDRIAYWNRFGMPSLVPKNGLQLDAWWWDAGKAAALEARR, encoded by the coding sequence GTGGCCTCCGCCGACGAGCCCTTCAGCCAGTACGGCCTGCTCGCCGAGAGCGTGCAGACGCCGGCCGACCGCTCGTGGGTGCTCTTCACGCTGCGCCCCGAGGCGCGCTGGCACGACGGCCGCCCGATCACCCCCGCGGACGTGATCTGGACCTTCCAGACGCTCCTCGACAAGGGCCAGCCCTTCTTCCGCTTCTACTACGGGAGCGTCGACCAGGTCGAGCAGCGCGGCGAGCGGGGCGTCTACTTCCACTTCGCGCCGGGCACGAACCGCGAGCTGCCGCTGATCCTGGGCCAGCTCCCGGTGCTCCCGAAGCACTGGTGGGCGACCCGCAGCTTCGACGCCGTGAGCCTCGAGCCGCCGCTCGGGAGCGGCGCCTACAAGATCGCGAAGTTCGAGGCCGGACGCTTCGTCGAGTACGAGCGGGTGCCCGACTACTGGGGCCGGGACCTGCCCGTGAACCGCGGCCGCGAGAACTTCGACGTGCAGCGCTACGAGTACTTCCGCGACGCTACCGTCGCCCTCGAGGCCTTCAAGGGCGACCAGTACGACTTCCGGCTCGAGAACAGCGCGAAGGACTGGGCGACCGGCTACGACGTGCCGCCCGTGCACGACGGCCGGATCGTGAAGCAGGAGGTTCCGCACGAGCGGCCGGCCGGCATGCAGGGCTTCGCGATGAACCTGCGCCGGCCCGTGTTCCAGGACGCGCGCGTGCGCGAGGCGCTCGCCTTCGCCTTCGACTTCGAGTGGGAGAACCAGACCCTCTTCTACGGCCAGTACACGCGTACGCGTAGCTACTTCGAGAACTCGGAGCTGGCCGCACGCGGGCTCCCCGGGACGGCCGAGCTGGCGCTGCTCGAGCCCTTCCGCGGGAAGATCCCCGAGGAGGTGTTCACGACGGAGTACCAGCCGCCGGCGACGGACGGCTCGGGCAACAACCGCGACAACCTGCGCCGCGCCGCCGAGCTCTTCAAGGCGGCCGGCTGGCAGGTGGCCGGCGGGAAGCTCGTGAAGGACGGCCAGCCGCTGGCCTTCGAGATCCTGCTCCCGAGCGCGCAGTTCGAGCGCGTGGTCCTGCCCTACAAGGCGAACCTCGAGAAGATCGGGGTCACCGCCTCGGTCCGCACCGTCGACACCGCGCAGTACAAGCGCCGGATGGACACCTTCGACTACGACATGACGCTCTCGGTGTTCCCCCAGTCCGACTCGCCCGGCAACGAGCAGCGCGACTTCTGGGGCAGCGAGGCCGCCGGGCGCGAAGGCAGCCGCAACACGATCGGGATCCGGGACCCCGCCGTCGACGCGCTGGTCGAGCAGGTCATCGCGGCACCGGACCGGGCGAGCCTCGTGGCCGCGTGCCGCGCGCTCGATCGCGTGCTCCAGTGGGGCCACTACGTCGTGCCGAACTGGTACATCGCGAGTGACCGGATCGCCTACTGGAACCGCTTCGGGATGCCCTCGCTGGTTCCCAAGAACGGCCTCCAGCTCGACGCCTGGTGGTGGGACGCGGGGAAGGCGGCGGCGCTGGAAGCGAGGCGCTAG